The following proteins come from a genomic window of Candidatus Methanoperedens sp.:
- a CDS encoding ATP-grasp domain-containing protein: MSVLITNASNVKGLVVTQSLGKKGVEITTTDCEYLSAAFFSRYSKHHFLCAPPERTQTDFVNSIQNHIKRNKIDVLMPINSTETNLISKYKEKFTPFTKVPFEDFPKMMQLHNKNEVMRLASELDIRIPGTYEIVNAADIEKFSKEMEYPVVIKLRNATSSVGISYVYSASEFVSKYRQTIQKFNLKPSEYPIVQEYIPGSGYGVSMLYNQGDIRASFTHKRLREYPITGGPSTLRVSVRNQEMETAARKILDHVNWHGVAMVEFKLDERTNRPVLIEVNPRFWGSVYQAIAAGVNFPYLLYEMALFGDVKPVFNYKVGVKTRFLLNDFRALISHLKNSNHRFATFKEFFKFYEKDLYYDAFSINDALPAMMFAYKGLKDVLGSRHK, encoded by the coding sequence ATGAGCGTACTTATAACAAATGCATCAAATGTTAAAGGTCTTGTAGTTACACAGAGCCTGGGTAAAAAAGGTGTAGAAATTACAACTACGGATTGTGAATATTTATCTGCGGCATTTTTTTCCAGGTATTCTAAACATCATTTCCTGTGTGCTCCTCCAGAAAGAACACAAACTGATTTCGTAAACTCCATTCAAAATCATATAAAAAGAAATAAAATCGATGTTTTAATGCCGATTAATAGCACGGAAACAAATCTTATTTCAAAATATAAAGAAAAATTTACGCCATTTACAAAAGTACCTTTTGAGGATTTCCCAAAAATGATGCAACTTCATAATAAAAATGAAGTTATGAGGCTCGCATCGGAACTTGATATACGTATTCCAGGAACGTATGAGATCGTTAATGCCGCAGACATAGAAAAATTCTCAAAAGAAATGGAATATCCGGTGGTGATCAAATTAAGAAACGCAACAAGCAGTGTCGGTATATCTTATGTATATTCCGCCTCTGAATTTGTTTCAAAATATAGGCAAACAATCCAGAAATTTAATCTTAAACCTTCGGAATATCCTATCGTGCAGGAGTATATACCCGGATCCGGATATGGTGTGTCAATGCTTTATAACCAGGGAGACATCAGAGCCTCATTCACCCATAAGAGATTGAGGGAATATCCTATAACGGGCGGACCAAGCACATTGCGGGTAAGTGTCAGGAACCAGGAGATGGAGACAGCTGCCAGGAAGATACTGGATCACGTTAACTGGCATGGGGTTGCAATGGTGGAATTTAAACTCGATGAGCGCACCAACAGGCCAGTCCTTATCGAGGTTAATCCGCGTTTCTGGGGATCTGTATACCAGGCGATTGCTGCAGGTGTTAATTTTCCATACCTCCTCTATGAAATGGCTTTATTCGGTGATGTTAAGCCGGTTTTTAATTATAAGGTCGGTGTTAAGACCCGTTTTTTGTTAAATGACTTCCGTGCTCTTATCAGCCATCTTAAAAATTCAAACCATCGCTTTGCAACGTTTAAGGAATTTTTTAAATTCTATGAAAAAGACCTTTATTATGATGCTTTTTCGATTAATGACGCATTACCTGCTATGATGTTCGCTTATAAGGGATTGAAGGACGTCCTTGGCAGCAGACATAAATAA